A single region of the Rhizobium grahamii genome encodes:
- a CDS encoding c-type cytochrome, with amino-acid sequence MRNSLLIAAGALALVAHSAAAQSAREDSFEQIDKGRYLATLGDCSACHTAPGGKPFAGGVVLKTPFGDLVGPNITPDPETGIGRMTPDEFQKVMSEGEGRGGYHLYGAMPFTAYTKVSKEDNAAIFAYLQSLEPVNNKVETNQLPFPFDVRASLSVWNALNFDKGEFKPDASKTPDWNRGAYIVQGLAHCGTCHTPKNMMGGDKNSQFLQGGNLDNWYAPDITTDAHKGIGAWTEDDIVAYLKTGTNRFDIASGPMAEEVEKSSQHWTDADLKAVATYLKDSGEITIVVPQPIPASDGRMVAGAAIYADRCSACHTPNGAGVPKLFPQLASAAFVNNDDATNLMRVVLAGSQSGGTHAAPTGPSMPSFAWNLSDKDVANVLTYVRNSWGNAAPAVEASQVEKLREALRD; translated from the coding sequence ATGAGAAACTCCCTTCTGATTGCGGCGGGCGCCCTAGCGCTGGTCGCACACTCCGCCGCTGCCCAGTCGGCGCGCGAGGATTCTTTCGAGCAGATCGACAAGGGGCGCTATCTTGCTACCCTCGGTGACTGTTCGGCCTGCCATACGGCGCCCGGCGGAAAGCCTTTCGCCGGCGGCGTCGTCCTGAAGACGCCATTCGGCGATCTGGTCGGCCCCAATATCACGCCGGATCCGGAAACGGGCATCGGCCGCATGACGCCGGACGAGTTCCAAAAGGTCATGTCCGAAGGCGAGGGCAGGGGTGGTTATCATCTCTATGGCGCAATGCCGTTCACGGCCTATACCAAGGTCTCGAAAGAGGACAACGCCGCGATCTTCGCCTATCTCCAAAGCCTGGAGCCGGTGAACAACAAGGTCGAAACCAATCAGTTGCCATTCCCGTTCGACGTGCGCGCCAGCCTCTCGGTCTGGAATGCGTTGAATTTCGACAAGGGTGAGTTCAAACCAGACGCTTCGAAAACGCCGGACTGGAACCGTGGCGCATACATCGTCCAAGGTCTCGCGCATTGCGGCACCTGCCATACGCCGAAGAATATGATGGGGGGTGACAAGAATAGTCAGTTCCTCCAGGGCGGCAACCTCGACAACTGGTACGCTCCGGACATCACCACTGACGCGCACAAGGGGATCGGAGCGTGGACGGAGGACGACATCGTCGCCTATCTGAAGACGGGTACAAATCGCTTCGACATCGCCTCCGGGCCGATGGCCGAAGAGGTCGAAAAGTCGAGCCAGCACTGGACCGATGCGGACCTGAAGGCGGTTGCGACCTATCTGAAGGACAGCGGTGAAATCACGATCGTTGTTCCGCAGCCGATCCCGGCAAGCGACGGGCGCATGGTCGCAGGGGCGGCGATCTATGCCGACCGTTGCTCGGCCTGCCACACACCGAACGGTGCCGGCGTGCCGAAGCTGTTTCCGCAGCTCGCCAGTGCGGCCTTCGTCAACAACGACGATGCCACGAACCTCATGCGCGTGGTTCTTGCCGGCAGCCAGTCCGGCGGCACGCATGCGGCGCCGACCGGGCCGTCGATGCCTTCCTTTGCCTGGAATCTCTCCGACAAGGACGTTGCCAATGTGCTGACTTATGTCCGCAACAGTTGGGGTAATGCGGCGCCCGCCGTGGAAGCATCTCAGGTAGAGAAGCTTCGCGAAGCACTGCGCGACTAG
- a CDS encoding ABC transporter substrate-binding protein, translated as MKHFTKFLAAATLSMAAALPAYAETTLTVHYPMPGFFKDVMDTVSKKFMEENPDIKIQFAAPSATYEDGIQLILRQAGTSEMPDLTFIGLNRLRMLDARNVAVDLTPIVQKEGNMAEQGFSDTILKLAQVNGKQVGLAFATSNPIMYYNADLVKAAGGDPDNPPKTWDEVIALGGKIKALGNGVDGIDFRWQGDDWMFSALLFGAGGSMLSPDEQKVAFNGPEGQKAVDLIARMVKEGGMPVFTKPAGEQAFAAGKVGFEFQTTGALVNTIKNVGKKFDLRTAKIPLIDPEKGHLPTGGNAVVILTHDTAKQEAAWKFAKFAAGPYGASVVVPGTGYVPNNELAAKSAEYLGDFYKKNPLFQAGLSQMPLMVPWYAFPGSNGVKVTQTIVDNLSRIVDGSAEPKEALDDAAADVEGMLPRS; from the coding sequence ATGAAGCATTTCACCAAGTTCCTCGCAGCGGCGACGCTGTCGATGGCTGCGGCCCTGCCGGCCTATGCCGAAACAACGCTGACCGTGCACTATCCCATGCCAGGTTTCTTCAAGGACGTGATGGACACGGTCTCGAAGAAGTTCATGGAAGAAAACCCGGACATCAAGATCCAGTTCGCCGCCCCGTCCGCGACCTATGAGGATGGCATCCAGCTCATTCTGCGCCAGGCCGGCACCTCGGAAATGCCCGACCTCACCTTCATCGGTTTGAACCGCCTTCGCATGCTCGACGCCCGCAATGTCGCTGTCGACCTGACGCCGATTGTCCAGAAAGAGGGCAACATGGCCGAGCAGGGTTTCTCCGACACCATTCTCAAGCTCGCCCAGGTCAACGGCAAGCAGGTCGGCCTCGCTTTCGCGACCTCGAACCCGATCATGTATTACAACGCCGATCTGGTGAAGGCTGCCGGTGGCGACCCTGACAACCCGCCGAAGACCTGGGACGAAGTCATCGCGCTCGGTGGCAAGATCAAGGCACTCGGCAATGGCGTCGACGGCATCGACTTCCGTTGGCAGGGTGACGACTGGATGTTCTCGGCACTGCTCTTCGGCGCCGGCGGCTCGATGCTGAGCCCGGACGAACAGAAGGTCGCCTTCAACGGTCCCGAAGGCCAGAAGGCCGTCGACCTGATCGCCCGCATGGTCAAGGAAGGCGGAATGCCGGTGTTCACCAAGCCGGCAGGCGAGCAGGCTTTTGCCGCCGGTAAGGTTGGTTTCGAGTTCCAGACGACTGGCGCGCTCGTCAACACGATCAAGAATGTCGGCAAGAAGTTCGATCTGCGCACGGCGAAGATCCCGCTGATCGATCCTGAAAAGGGCCACCTGCCGACCGGCGGCAACGCCGTCGTCATCCTGACCCATGACACCGCCAAGCAGGAAGCCGCCTGGAAGTTCGCGAAGTTCGCCGCCGGTCCTTACGGCGCTTCGGTTGTCGTCCCCGGCACCGGCTACGTCCCGAACAACGAACTTGCCGCCAAGTCGGCTGAGTATCTCGGTGACTTCTACAAGAAGAACCCGCTCTTCCAGGCCGGCCTCAGCCAGATGCCCCTGATGGTTCCGTGGTATGCCTTCCCGGGATCGAACGGCGTCAAGGTTACCCAGACGATCGTCGACAACCTCTCCCGTATCGTCGACGGCTCTGCCGAACCGAAGGAAGCGCTTGACGACGCAGCCGCCGATGTCGAAGGCATGCTGCCGCGCAGCTAA
- a CDS encoding flavin reductase family protein: protein MNSHIKPVELAKAGRLVNHGPTVLVSARHQGVDNVMAVAWCCGLDFDPPKLTVVLDKIAHTRSLIEASGAFVVQVPTFEQVGLTDNVGTLSLYEEPNKLTHAKVPLFEMPGQTMPCVEGCSAWLACKVINEPHVQEEYDLFVAEVTAAWADDRVFHGGRWHFETAEPKWRSIHHVAGGHFYAIGEAVDAKTR, encoded by the coding sequence ATGAACAGCCACATCAAGCCGGTCGAACTCGCAAAGGCCGGGCGCCTCGTCAATCACGGCCCAACGGTGCTCGTGTCTGCTCGCCACCAGGGCGTCGACAACGTGATGGCCGTCGCATGGTGCTGCGGTCTGGATTTCGATCCGCCCAAGTTGACGGTCGTGCTCGACAAGATAGCTCATACGCGCAGCCTTATAGAAGCGAGCGGTGCGTTCGTCGTTCAGGTGCCGACGTTCGAACAGGTCGGTTTGACTGACAATGTCGGCACGCTCAGTCTTTATGAAGAGCCAAACAAACTGACGCATGCCAAAGTGCCTTTGTTTGAAATGCCCGGTCAGACTATGCCCTGTGTCGAGGGATGCTCCGCATGGCTCGCCTGCAAGGTGATCAACGAACCGCACGTTCAGGAAGAATACGACCTCTTCGTTGCCGAGGTTACAGCGGCTTGGGCCGACGATCGTGTTTTCCACGGTGGCCGCTGGCATTTCGAAACCGCGGAGCCGAAATGGCGTAGCATCCATCATGTTGCCGGCGGGCATTTCTATGCAATCGGCGAAGCGGTGGACGCCAAAACCCGGTGA
- a CDS encoding GMC family oxidoreductase codes for MARKLPSTDAVVIGLGWAGAIIANELTDQGLDVVALERGPWRDTAADFNVASVADELRYAQRQELMLRTAQNTITARNNPSQTALPMRNWGSFHPGNGTGGAGNHWAGITFRFQPDEFRLKSHLTEKYGASAIPEELVLQDWGTDWNEMEPFYDAFDKIAGISGKAGNLRGEIKEGGNPFEGPRSNEYPTGPMKQPYGPTLFAKAAKDLGYNPFPVPSALISEPYTNPLGVTMGPCTFCGFCTNYGCANYSKASAITTILPALVRKSNFTARTNSEVLRITLDSTGKKATGVIFVDSSGEEWEQPADLVVVTAFTFENVRLMLLSGVGTPYDPATNVGTTGRNYAYQTANGVQLFFDDKNFNPFIGGGAVGMGIDEFNNDNFDHSGLGFFGGGSIRITPIGAAPINYRPTPPGTPKWGSDWKKATVKHYLSTASVGCEASSYTTRNNYLSLDPTYTDRLGRPLLRVTFDFPENDLKMASYCTDKVAEIAEAMGAKQIVKNPMKGHWNTGPYQSSHVVGGFVMGADPKTSSVNKYLQTWDVPNLFVVGASAFPQNPGYNPTGTVGALAFKAADAIRNQYLKNPGPLVQA; via the coding sequence ATGGCGCGCAAACTGCCTTCCACCGACGCAGTGGTCATCGGCCTTGGCTGGGCCGGGGCGATCATCGCAAATGAACTGACCGACCAGGGCCTTGACGTCGTGGCGCTCGAACGCGGCCCGTGGCGCGATACCGCCGCGGATTTCAACGTGGCCTCCGTTGCCGACGAACTGCGCTATGCCCAGCGTCAGGAACTGATGCTGCGGACTGCACAGAACACCATCACTGCCCGCAACAATCCCTCCCAGACGGCGCTCCCGATGCGCAATTGGGGATCGTTCCATCCGGGCAACGGCACCGGCGGCGCCGGCAATCACTGGGCGGGCATCACATTCCGTTTCCAGCCGGACGAATTTCGCCTGAAGAGCCACCTGACCGAAAAGTACGGCGCGTCAGCCATTCCTGAAGAGCTTGTCCTGCAGGATTGGGGCACCGACTGGAATGAAATGGAGCCCTTCTACGATGCCTTCGACAAGATTGCGGGCATCTCCGGGAAAGCCGGAAATCTCCGCGGCGAGATCAAGGAGGGCGGCAATCCTTTCGAGGGACCGCGATCCAACGAGTATCCGACGGGGCCGATGAAGCAGCCCTATGGTCCGACCTTGTTTGCCAAGGCGGCGAAAGACCTCGGTTACAATCCATTCCCGGTTCCGTCCGCGCTGATCTCGGAGCCCTATACCAACCCACTCGGCGTCACGATGGGGCCGTGCACCTTCTGCGGCTTCTGCACCAACTACGGCTGCGCCAACTATTCGAAGGCGAGCGCGATCACGACGATCCTGCCGGCTCTTGTGCGCAAGTCCAACTTCACCGCCCGCACCAACTCCGAGGTGCTGAGGATCACGCTCGATTCCACAGGCAAGAAGGCAACTGGTGTCATCTTTGTCGATTCCTCGGGCGAGGAGTGGGAACAGCCCGCCGATCTCGTCGTCGTGACCGCCTTTACCTTCGAGAATGTGCGCCTGATGCTGCTGTCTGGCGTCGGCACGCCCTATGATCCTGCTACCAATGTCGGCACGACGGGCCGCAACTACGCCTATCAAACGGCAAACGGCGTGCAGCTCTTCTTCGATGACAAGAACTTCAATCCGTTCATTGGCGGCGGCGCCGTCGGCATGGGTATCGACGAGTTCAACAACGACAACTTCGACCACTCGGGCCTTGGCTTCTTCGGTGGCGGCAGCATCCGCATCACTCCGATCGGCGCTGCTCCCATCAACTACCGTCCGACACCTCCTGGCACGCCGAAATGGGGTTCGGATTGGAAGAAGGCAACGGTGAAGCACTACCTGTCGACCGCAAGCGTCGGCTGCGAGGCCTCCAGCTACACGACACGCAACAACTACCTGTCGCTTGATCCGACCTACACGGACCGTCTCGGCAGGCCGCTGCTGCGCGTCACCTTCGACTTCCCTGAAAACGACTTGAAGATGGCATCCTATTGCACTGACAAGGTTGCCGAAATCGCGGAAGCGATGGGTGCCAAGCAGATCGTCAAGAATCCGATGAAAGGGCATTGGAATACCGGCCCCTATCAATCGTCTCACGTTGTCGGCGGTTTCGTCATGGGCGCCGATCCGAAGACTAGCTCGGTCAATAAATACCTGCAGACCTGGGATGTACCGAACCTCTTCGTCGTCGGCGCCTCCGCCTTCCCGCAGAACCCCGGCTACAACCCCACCGGTACGGTCGGCGCACTGGCGTTCAAGGCGGCGGATGCCATCCGTAACCAATATCTGAAAAACCCGGGACCGTTGGTGCAAGCATGA
- a CDS encoding substrate-binding domain-containing protein produces the protein MATLKQVALRAGCSSATASRVLNLSGPVSQATALRVRRAAAEIGYGFGAPFTRNTRRPVIGVLVPSVTNPVFASSLSGIQNRMLAAGHSVLIAQSNYDPDQEAHAVASLLGERPTGLILTVCDGGTSLAAQRDLPPTVLLGSSPSERFPAAVTVNNYKAGHRLTEFLLSRGHSRILYVSGNFAASDRALLRYHGYRKAMEEAGVAPLPAIETSFVSGYDQLDLARALQAHRPTAIIGSNDLIALSVIGAVRREGLSVPGDVSVAGFDGIAIGKLIDPPLTTIEMPDAIMGTTAASLLLDIAENNAPRRHLELSYVLREGGTVRTLEQGENAATLRRGGSHYHS, from the coding sequence ATGGCGACTTTGAAACAGGTTGCGTTGCGGGCGGGCTGTTCGTCAGCGACTGCGAGCCGGGTCCTGAATCTGAGCGGACCGGTCAGCCAGGCGACTGCGCTTCGGGTACGGCGGGCGGCAGCGGAGATCGGCTACGGATTCGGCGCACCATTCACACGCAATACCCGGCGCCCCGTCATCGGTGTCCTGGTGCCGAGCGTTACCAATCCGGTTTTCGCCTCCTCGCTGTCAGGCATACAGAACCGCATGTTAGCCGCCGGCCACAGCGTTCTGATTGCCCAGTCGAACTATGATCCGGACCAGGAGGCGCATGCGGTCGCCAGCTTGTTGGGCGAGCGCCCGACCGGTCTCATCTTAACGGTCTGCGATGGTGGCACCAGCCTTGCGGCCCAGCGCGACTTGCCGCCGACCGTGCTTCTCGGCAGTTCGCCGAGCGAGCGCTTTCCTGCGGCGGTGACCGTCAACAACTACAAGGCAGGGCACCGGCTGACCGAATTCCTGCTGTCGAGGGGGCACAGCAGGATCCTCTATGTCTCCGGCAACTTCGCCGCCTCGGACCGGGCGCTGCTGCGATATCACGGATACCGGAAGGCGATGGAGGAGGCGGGAGTGGCGCCGCTTCCTGCCATCGAGACGTCTTTTGTCAGCGGCTACGACCAACTGGATCTCGCTCGCGCCCTGCAGGCCCACCGGCCAACGGCGATCATCGGTTCGAACGATCTGATCGCGCTCAGCGTGATCGGAGCGGTACGGCGCGAGGGGCTTTCGGTTCCCGGTGATGTCTCTGTCGCCGGCTTCGACGGCATCGCGATCGGCAAGCTCATCGATCCGCCGCTGACGACCATCGAGATGCCGGATGCCATCATGGGGACGACCGCCGCCTCGCTGCTGCTCGATATCGCCGAGAACAATGCGCCGCGCCGGCATCTCGAGCTCTCCTATGTTTTGCGTGAAGGAGGCACCGTGCGAACCCTTGAACAAGGCGAAAACGCCGCAACCCTCAGGCGCGGCGGTTCCCATTATCATTCATAA
- a CDS encoding MarR family winged helix-turn-helix transcriptional regulator produces the protein MVQAEDVWKAPGFLIRRCHQIATGIFLDEARAQDFTPTQFAALAFIQLQPRIDQRTLGEAIALDRSSVTKCVDRLEQRGFIRREVSPEDKRSRLLTITESGTAVLDDVARATSRTRDRIETQFGKEKLALLSGLLSELSDTLNDTSRAPFATKD, from the coding sequence GTGGTTCAGGCCGAAGACGTGTGGAAGGCGCCGGGATTTCTCATTCGGCGGTGCCATCAAATCGCAACGGGCATTTTTCTCGACGAGGCAAGGGCGCAGGACTTTACGCCGACTCAATTTGCGGCTCTCGCCTTCATTCAGCTTCAGCCGCGCATCGACCAGCGTACGCTTGGCGAGGCAATCGCGCTCGATCGGTCGTCGGTGACGAAATGTGTCGACCGACTGGAACAGCGCGGCTTCATCCGCAGGGAAGTGAGCCCTGAGGACAAGCGCTCCCGCCTCCTCACCATCACGGAAAGCGGAACGGCCGTCCTCGACGACGTTGCGCGCGCGACAAGTCGGACACGAGATCGGATCGAGACGCAGTTTGGCAAGGAGAAGCTGGCGTTGCTGTCAGGATTGCTGAGCGAGTTGAGCGATACGCTGAACGACACCAGCCGTGCGCCTTTCGCGACAAAGGATTAG